From the genome of Streptomyces sp. NBC_01304:
TGCAGCCGGGCCGCATGTGCGGGGCGAGTATCTGGCCAGCGTGCTCAACCGCGGAGAGGTCTGGCACGCCGTCCCGCAGCGGAGTCGGCACCGCGATGACCGCGACGTCGAACCCGGCCAGGTCCCCCGGGCACGCCGTCGGCGTGTACCTGCCGCTGGTCAGGACGGCCGTGATCTGGTCCGCTGGCACGTCTGGACTCAATGGCTCTGCTGCCTGGAGCCGTTTCACGCGTCGGACGTCGGTATCGAAACCCACGACACGGTGGCCGACCCGAGCTGCTTGGATGGCCAGAGGAAGGCCGACATAGCCTTGGCCGAGTATGACCGTGCGGCGCGGTCGGAGAATCGCGTCAGCCACTGGCGATCACTCGACCGGCAGGGGCAGATCGGCGGCCAGCAGGCGCTCATGGAGTTCTCCGAGGGCCGTGCGGTTGCTGTCGAACCGCAGCACCTCCTGGGCTGCCTTGTAGTCCAACCACTGGACGGCGGTGTGCTCGTGGGAGATCTTGATCTCGATGTCTGTGAGGTCGGTGGCGAACGAGTGCTCCGGTACGACGTAGGTCCCGGCTGGCCAGCTGTCGCGATCGGCGAAGAACCGCGCTGGGACGCTGGCCGTGGTCTGCAGCGGGTACAGCGGGACCGGCCGGTCGAGGCCGAGCTCTTCACGGGCCTCACGTGCGGCGGCCTGCTGCGGGGTCTCGCCAGTCTCGCCGCCGCCGGCCACGGCCTGCCATACGTTCATGTCCTCGCGTCGCAGCACAGCGAACTCGATCTGTTCGCCGACTCGGCGGAACGGCACGACGAGGATCTGGAAGGGGGCTCGGGTCATTGGGGGTACTCCTTGACCAGTGATCGGATGAGACGCAGGGGGCGGGCGGGCCGGCGCTGTTCTTGGCGCAGTTGGTGACGGTTCTCGTGGATCTTCTCCACAGCGCGCACGACATCGGCGAGTTCCTTCGGTCCCTCGAGCAGCAATCCTGATCCGGCTGCCTGCCCGAGCAACACCAGCGTGGAACACGCCGCGCGTGCTTGCTCGGCTGAGACGGTCCGTGAGCTGGAGTAGTCGCGGTTGGTGATGTCGGCGTAGATCGGTTCATCGGGGCAGGCGATGAGGTCACGAGTGGAGACAGGTATGCCCTCTGCCCGCAGCGCGGCGCGGAAGGCCCCGGGTGAGATGCTGTTGGCCTCGTCGTTGAATGCTTCGCCGTCGAAGGTGAAGGCGAAGGAGAACCGGCCGTGCGCGGTGACCCGCGGGTCGAGAGTCGCGGGCACGGGCGTCAGCCCGGGCAGACTGGACAGCGCCGATGCCAGGAATGCCGCGCCTTTCGCCTTCGCCGCCAGGTGGGGCTCCAGTCGTTTCAACTGGACGCGCAGGACAGCGGATTGGAATTCGCTGAGACGCAGGTTCCAGCCGAGTTCGGGGTGATGGGCGACCCCGCGAGGGCGGCCGTGATCTCGCAGGGAGGCGATGCGTGCGGCGAGTGCATCGTCATGTGTGACGACTGCCCCGCCTTCGCCTGCGGAGATGTTCTTGGTGCTGGCGAAGCTGAACACGCCGATCGTGCCCATGGACCCGGTCTGAGTACCGTTCCAGGTCGCACCGAGGGACTGGGCGCAGTCCTCGACGATCGGAATGCCGTACGTGCCGGCGACGTCGCCGAGGCTGTCCATGTCGGCCGGGTGACCACCAAGGTGAACGGCGACCACTACCTTCGTTCTCTCGCTGATCGCGGCCTTCAGCGAGGAGCCGGTGATCGTGTGGGTGGCGGGATCGGTGTCCACGAAGACCGGCACGCCCCCGAGCAGGGAGACCGCGGTGGCTGTTGCCAGGTAGGTCATCGCGGGGACGATGACCTCGTCTCCTGGCCGTACGCCGAGGGCCTTGAGGGCGATCATCAGTCCGGCAGTGCCGTTGGCGACCACGACTGCATGGGGCACTTGCAGGTAGTCGGCGAGTTCCGTCTCGAAGGCTTCTCCTTGTGATCCGCTGTGGATGCCGCCCCATCGGCGGCTGTCCAGGGCTTCGGCCAGTGCGGCGAGTTCTGCCTGGTCGAACTGCGGCCATGCCCGGAAGGGGCGTGTGCGTAGGGGTGATCCACCGAGGAGTGCGAGAGCTGTCATGGCTGTACCTCTTTCGCGACCGTGCGCAGGAGGCCGCGATGTTCGGTGATCCAGATCAGTTGCTGGTGACGGGTATGGGCGAAGGCTGACATGTCGCGAACCTCGCCCTCGGGCGTAGTGAAGGTTCGGGTCTCGGCCGCTTGGACGGTGATGTACAGGTCGATCATGAGTGCGCGCTCCGCCGCAGGGATCGGCGTGATGGCTTGATAGGCGCTCAGATAGGACCGGAATGTTGAGTCCAGCAGTGGGGCGGGCAGCTCAGGGCTGACGGAGGCAACGTAGGCCCGCATAACCTCGTAGGGGCGCGGGAAGCGGGAGACCTGGTCGAAGTCGATGAACAGTTGCTGCTCCGGGGTGAGGCTGGCGAGTACGTTGTCCGGACGCGCGTCACCGTGGACCCACCTTTTGGGCGCACTCGCCACCGCCTGCGCTCCGAGCCCGAACTCCGCAAGGATCCGCAGACGCCAGCTGACGATCTCGCGGAGGGCCTTGTCTTGAGTCTGTCGCAGAATGTGTTCCAGGCCTGCAGTGGGAGGGTCGGACAGCTCAAGGAAGTTCGTGTGTCGACCGCCGGGCCGGAAACTGTCCAAGCGGGTGTGCAGCGCGGCGAGTGCAGCGGCGAAGTCGGTGAGTCCGGGCGGCTGTGTCGCGTGGATGTACTCGGCGAGCATGTACGTGGCACCGTTGATCTCGGCGGTCAAGTGGCCGTCCGGTGACCGCCGCAGTTGCGGGGCCAGCCCGGCCAGGGCCGCGTGCTGGTGTGCCTGTGCCGCGAGGCGAGTGCGCGCGGTGTCGAAGCGTCTGCCGAACCGTTTGACGGCGAGCGGTCCTTGATCGGTTGGTACCACGGTGGTGACACCGACGTGTCCACCCGGCAGTGGCCGTGCGGGCCCGCTTGCCCGCAGCCCGTACTGGCGCAGGCACGCGGATAGCTCCTCCGCGCCCATGGTTGTCGTCACTTGGTGAGCACCCTGTTTCCCAGGACGAGCAGGTCAAGGCCCGAAGAGTAGAACGTACGGATCGCGTCTTGAGGGCTGCACACGATCGGCTCCTCGGCGAGGTTGAACGAGGTGTTGAGGACGGCACCGACGCCGGTGAGGTCACGGAATGCGGTGATCAGCCGGTGGAAGAGGGGGTTGGTGTCTGCGGTCACGGTTTGCGGCCGAGCGGTGCCGTCGATATGAACCGCGGCCGGGATGAGACTCCGTGCTTCGGTCCGTACGGGCAGGGTTCGCTCCATGAACGGCACGGCGGGTTCCGGGCCGAAGTAGGTGGCGAAGTCCTCGGCGAGTACGGCCGGCGCGAAGGGCCGCCATGTTTCACGGAACTTCACCGCATCGTTCACCTGGTCGCGCATTGCCGCGCTGCGAGGGTCGGCGAGGATCGATCGGTTACCTAGGGCTCGTTGGCCAAGCTCCATGCGGCCCTGGAACCAGCCAACGATCTTCCCGTCGGCTAGTGCACGCGCTGCGGCCTCTGCCGGATCGTCCAGGGCCGGAGCTCGTAGCTTGGCGCGTGACAGCGCCTCGTTGATGGAGGTCTGAGCGAAGGAAGGGCCGTAGTAGTTGTGCGTCATCGCGGGGCCGCGATCCGCGCCGAGCAGGACGCAATGGGTGTAGAGGGCCGCGCCGATCGAGGTGCCGCTGTCATCCGGGCAGCTGGAGATGTAGATCTCGTCGAAAGGGGTCGAGGACGTGATCTTGCCGTTGTAGACGGAGTTCATGAAACTCCCTCCGCCCAAGGCGACCCTTCTTTCTCCGGTCTGCTGATGCAGGTTCACGAGCAGGTACCGCAGTGCGTCCTCAAGCACGTGCTGGACAGCCGCGGCCACATCATGATGCCGACTGGTGATCGCCTCACCCGGCTGCCGTGCCGGGCCGAACCGGCGGACGAACGCCTCGCTGACTGCGCCACGCGAGGGACGAAGGTAGTAGCCGAAGTAGTTGAGGTCGACGCGGATTGTGCCGTCCTCGAAGTCGACGAGGTCGCGGAGCGACTTGTAGGCGGTTGAGTCGGGATCTCCGTAGGCGGCAAGCCCCATGACCTTCCACTCGTCGCGGTCGATCCGAAAGCCCAGGTACTGAGTGACCGCGCCGTACAGCAACCCCACCGAATGAGGGTAGGGAATGGTATCGATGGCGGCGAAAGCGTTGCGGTCCCCGATTGCGCTCAGCGCGGTGCAGTCCTCGCCCCGGCCGTCGACCGTCAGGATCGCAGCCGACTCGAAGGGAGAGAGGAAGAAGGCGTTCGCCGCGTGGGCGTCATGGTGGTAGACGTAGTCGATCTGCAGGGGCTTACCTGCGGTTTGCAGGATCTGCGTCGCGTGCCCTTGGTACGGCGCGTCCACCAGGGTGGCGAGGTTGTTTGGCACCGAGTAGAGCCCCTCGGGGTGCCAGCGGGCGCGCCCCGCGTGGCGACCGTCGGGCACGCTCAGGTCGATCGCCGGGTTCGTACTAACCGCGACCCGGTCCACGCCGCGCAGACCCTCGGGGACAGTCGATAGACAGTAGTCGATGGCGCGGGCGGGAAAGGCCCGCGTGTGCTTGCTCCGGGTGAAGCGTTCTTCGGCCGCAGCTGCCACGACCTGGCCGTCCTCGATCAGCGCGGCTGAGGAAATATGCAGATCACTGGCGATACCGAGGATGCGCATCTTTCTCACTCTCCCACTGCTGTGCGGTATATGA
Proteins encoded in this window:
- a CDS encoding DegT/DnrJ/EryC1/StrS family aminotransferase, whose translation is MTALALLGGSPLRTRPFRAWPQFDQAELAALAEALDSRRWGGIHSGSQGEAFETELADYLQVPHAVVVANGTAGLMIALKALGVRPGDEVIVPAMTYLATATAVSLLGGVPVFVDTDPATHTITGSSLKAAISERTKVVVAVHLGGHPADMDSLGDVAGTYGIPIVEDCAQSLGATWNGTQTGSMGTIGVFSFASTKNISAGEGGAVVTHDDALAARIASLRDHGRPRGVAHHPELGWNLRLSEFQSAVLRVQLKRLEPHLAAKAKGAAFLASALSSLPGLTPVPATLDPRVTAHGRFSFAFTFDGEAFNDEANSISPGAFRAALRAEGIPVSTRDLIACPDEPIYADITNRDYSSSRTVSAEQARAACSTLVLLGQAAGSGLLLEGPKELADVVRAVEKIHENRHQLRQEQRRPARPLRLIRSLVKEYPQ
- a CDS encoding NUDIX hydrolase, with protein sequence MTRAPFQILVVPFRRVGEQIEFAVLRREDMNVWQAVAGGGETGETPQQAAAREAREELGLDRPVPLYPLQTTASVPARFFADRDSWPAGTYVVPEHSFATDLTDIEIKISHEHTAVQWLDYKAAQEVLRFDSNRTALGELHERLLAADLPLPVE
- a CDS encoding phosphotransferase encodes the protein MGAEELSACLRQYGLRASGPARPLPGGHVGVTTVVPTDQGPLAVKRFGRRFDTARTRLAAQAHQHAALAGLAPQLRRSPDGHLTAEINGATYMLAEYIHATQPPGLTDFAAALAALHTRLDSFRPGGRHTNFLELSDPPTAGLEHILRQTQDKALREIVSWRLRILAEFGLGAQAVASAPKRWVHGDARPDNVLASLTPEQQLFIDFDQVSRFPRPYEVMRAYVASVSPELPAPLLDSTFRSYLSAYQAITPIPAAERALMIDLYITVQAAETRTFTTPEGEVRDMSAFAHTRHQQLIWITEHRGLLRTVAKEVQP
- a CDS encoding carbamoyltransferase family protein — its product is MRILGIASDLHISSAALIEDGQVVAAAAEERFTRSKHTRAFPARAIDYCLSTVPEGLRGVDRVAVSTNPAIDLSVPDGRHAGRARWHPEGLYSVPNNLATLVDAPYQGHATQILQTAGKPLQIDYVYHHDAHAANAFFLSPFESAAILTVDGRGEDCTALSAIGDRNAFAAIDTIPYPHSVGLLYGAVTQYLGFRIDRDEWKVMGLAAYGDPDSTAYKSLRDLVDFEDGTIRVDLNYFGYYLRPSRGAVSEAFVRRFGPARQPGEAITSRHHDVAAAVQHVLEDALRYLLVNLHQQTGERRVALGGGSFMNSVYNGKITSSTPFDEIYISSCPDDSGTSIGAALYTHCVLLGADRGPAMTHNYYGPSFAQTSINEALSRAKLRAPALDDPAEAAARALADGKIVGWFQGRMELGQRALGNRSILADPRSAAMRDQVNDAVKFRETWRPFAPAVLAEDFATYFGPEPAVPFMERTLPVRTEARSLIPAAVHIDGTARPQTVTADTNPLFHRLITAFRDLTGVGAVLNTSFNLAEEPIVCSPQDAIRTFYSSGLDLLVLGNRVLTK